A region from the Mesorhizobium sp. J8 genome encodes:
- a CDS encoding transketolase — protein MTILSELERKVLWLAVWIIHHANHLRDSADGLKVGGHQASSASASTLMTALYFKILRPEDRVAVKPHASPVFHAIQYLFGKQTLQQLQNFRAYRGAQSYPSRTKDIDDVDFSTGSVGLGVAQTLFSSLVQDYVRAKGWNTDQPEGRMVALLGDAEMDEGNIFEALLEGWKQGLRNTWWIVDYNRQSLDAVVREGLWQRFETIFRNFGWDVVILKHGTLQQAAFEEEGGEKLRAWIDACPNQLYSALTFQGGAAWRRRLLDDLGDQGPVSRLIEKRSDEELAALMANLGGHDLETIIDAFEEARGHDRPTCFIAYTIKGFGLPLAGHKDNHAGLMTPAQVDALRQGMGVREGREWDMFEGLAYDEAAIRDFLASSPFAQAAPRRHKAPAIPVPARIGFAAQPFMSTQQGFGLLMHEIAKSDSDFASRVVTTSPDVTVSTNLGAWVNRRGLFARGGQADIFREERIPSTFNWTFAPSGQHIELGISEMNLFTMLSALGLSHSLHGERLLPVGTLYDPFIKRGLDALNYACYQDARFVLAATPSGVALAPEGGAHQSIATPLIGMAQDGLATFEPAYVDELATILRWGFDYMQRSAEAEPDDHTWLRDQTGGSVYLRLSTRSIEQPTRPMESKLARDIVDGAYWLREPGPNAELVIAYSGAVAPEAVQALGLMGGDRRDIGLLAVTSADRLNAGWSAAARARQYGHPHASSHVERLLAGLPSSCAIVTVLDGHPATLAWLGSVHGHRTRALGVEHFGQTGTIADLYRHYAINAEGIMAAAQSISVGRPLRHLGSAA, from the coding sequence ATGACGATCCTTTCCGAGCTTGAGCGCAAGGTCCTCTGGCTGGCCGTCTGGATAATCCATCACGCCAATCATCTTCGCGACTCGGCGGACGGCCTCAAGGTCGGCGGCCACCAGGCGTCGTCGGCGTCCGCCTCGACCTTGATGACGGCGCTCTATTTCAAGATCCTGAGGCCGGAAGACCGCGTCGCCGTCAAGCCGCATGCCAGCCCGGTCTTCCATGCGATCCAGTATCTGTTCGGCAAGCAGACGCTTCAGCAGCTGCAGAATTTTCGCGCGTATCGCGGGGCGCAGTCCTATCCGTCCCGAACCAAGGATATCGACGATGTCGATTTCTCGACCGGGTCGGTTGGACTGGGCGTCGCGCAGACCCTGTTCTCCTCTCTGGTCCAGGACTATGTCAGGGCAAAAGGCTGGAACACCGACCAGCCGGAAGGCCGGATGGTCGCTCTGCTCGGCGACGCCGAAATGGATGAAGGCAATATCTTCGAGGCGCTTCTCGAGGGCTGGAAGCAGGGCCTGCGCAACACCTGGTGGATCGTCGACTACAACAGGCAGAGCCTCGACGCGGTGGTGCGCGAAGGCCTGTGGCAGCGGTTCGAAACCATTTTTCGCAACTTCGGCTGGGACGTGGTGATCCTCAAACACGGGACATTGCAACAGGCCGCCTTCGAGGAGGAGGGCGGCGAAAAGCTGCGGGCCTGGATCGACGCATGTCCCAATCAGCTCTATTCCGCGCTGACCTTCCAGGGCGGCGCGGCATGGCGCAGGCGTCTGCTGGACGATCTGGGCGACCAGGGACCGGTCAGCCGCCTGATCGAGAAGCGCAGCGACGAAGAGCTTGCCGCATTGATGGCAAATCTCGGCGGCCACGATCTTGAGACCATCATCGATGCTTTCGAGGAAGCGCGCGGGCATGATCGCCCGACCTGCTTCATCGCCTATACGATCAAGGGCTTTGGCCTGCCGCTCGCCGGCCACAAGGACAACCACGCCGGATTGATGACGCCGGCGCAAGTCGACGCGTTGCGGCAAGGCATGGGTGTCCGCGAGGGCCGCGAATGGGACATGTTCGAGGGCCTCGCCTATGACGAGGCTGCGATACGGGATTTCCTCGCGTCCTCGCCTTTCGCGCAGGCAGCCCCGCGTCGTCATAAGGCCCCTGCCATTCCGGTGCCGGCGCGCATCGGCTTCGCCGCTCAGCCGTTCATGTCGACACAACAAGGCTTCGGGCTTTTGATGCACGAGATTGCAAAGTCGGACAGCGATTTTGCCAGCCGTGTCGTCACGACGTCACCCGACGTCACTGTCTCGACCAATCTGGGCGCCTGGGTAAACAGGCGGGGCCTGTTCGCCCGCGGCGGTCAGGCGGACATTTTCCGCGAGGAGCGCATCCCCTCCACCTTCAACTGGACGTTTGCGCCGTCCGGACAGCATATCGAACTGGGCATCTCCGAGATGAACCTTTTCACGATGCTTTCGGCCCTCGGCCTGTCGCACTCGCTCCACGGCGAGCGCCTGCTTCCGGTCGGCACGCTCTACGATCCCTTCATCAAGCGCGGGCTCGATGCGCTCAACTATGCCTGTTACCAGGACGCCCGCTTTGTCCTGGCGGCGACGCCCTCCGGCGTGGCGCTGGCTCCCGAAGGCGGAGCGCATCAGTCGATCGCCACACCGCTGATCGGCATGGCGCAGGACGGTCTGGCGACGTTCGAGCCGGCCTATGTCGATGAACTGGCGACCATCCTGCGTTGGGGATTCGACTATATGCAGCGTAGCGCCGAAGCCGAGCCTGACGACCATACCTGGCTGCGCGATCAGACCGGAGGTTCGGTCTACTTGAGGCTCTCGACGCGCTCGATCGAGCAACCGACACGCCCGATGGAAAGCAAGCTGGCGCGCGACATCGTCGATGGCGCCTACTGGCTGCGCGAGCCCGGGCCAAATGCCGAACTGGTGATAGCTTACTCGGGAGCAGTCGCGCCCGAAGCGGTACAGGCGCTGGGGTTGATGGGCGGCGATCGCCGCGACATCGGGCTTCTGGCCGTGACCTCGGCCGATCGGCTGAACGCCGGCTGGTCCGCCGCGGCCCGCGCGCGCCAGTACGGCCATCCGCACGCCTCGAGTCACGTCGAGCGCCTTCTGGCCGGCCTTCCCAGTTCCTGCGCCATCGTGACGGTGCTGGACGGGCATCCCGCGACGCTCGCCTGGCTGGGGTCGGTCCATGGCCACCGTACACGCGCCTTGGGGGTCGAGCACTTCGGCCAGACCGGCACGATCGCGGATCTCTACCGGCATTACGCGATCAATGCCGAGGGTATCATGGCTGCGGCGCAATCGATTTCGGTTGGCCGGCCGCTGAGGCATCTCGGCTCCGCCGCCTGA